The Legionella jordanis genomic sequence CACCACGATTGCAGTGCCTGCCAATGGTACCGCCATGGTGCAATATCGAGTCACCAATCAATCCAGCAAGCCACACACCTTAAGCATGCAGCCCATTCGGGGCATTGCGCAAATCACTACAGGGCTCAATGTGTGCGGCAATCCTTTTGTGCTCAGAGGCAAGAATTCCTGCGTACTGTCTTTACAGATAAATGGCAGTCAGTTAAATGGCCCCATTACGGGTGGTCCCGTGGTTTGCCAGCAAGGAAACCCCAATCAGTGTTATCGGCCAGGTAGCGCCAATATTTTGCGCATCACCCAGGCGCCACCGATAACGGATGCGGTGATTACCGTCATAGGGTCTCCTTTAACACTCACGGTAAATGGTCCAATGGGGCAGCTCACGATTACCAACACGACCCTTGAGGTGGCAGCCACCAACATCACCTCCAATTTCACAGGGACAGCGTTGGATGGCAATGTCACCGAAACAGGCAATACCTGTGCGAATGTGCCGCCAGGAGGCAGTTGTACACTGACTTACACGCCAGGCAACACGGTGGTACCGCAAACGAATTTCACCATCCAGGGCACCAATACCAATGCACTGGCAGCAGCCATTGCCATTCAATCAGGCAGTACGCTGACCGCCATCAACCCAAACTCAGGAACGGCATCAGGGGGAACGGGTTTTACCTTAACGGGGACTGGTTTAACAGGTGCCACGAGTGTCACCTTTGATGGAGTAGCAGCAACCAGTGTTAATGTCGTCGACTCTACGACGGTAACCGGGGTCACGCCTGCCCATGTTGCAGGAGCTGTCGATGTCGTGATTAATACGCCGGCGGGTGGTGCCACACTGGCTAATGGCTATACTTATATGGCCACCGCAGTCGGACAGTCGGCTTTTGGTGGCACGATTGCTTGCCTGAACGGGGGATTGAACAATCTGATTGCCGCCACTGCCGATAACAGCACAGCTATTCAATGGGGAGGATTTGGTGTGGCTGTTGGTGCTGTGGCGCAAAGCAATACCGACGGTGCCAGTAATACCGCAGCCATTGTTGCCTGCTTAACAGGGCCTGGAGGTGGCGCAGGCTGTCCAATGAATATTAATGCCAACACTTACGCTGCGGGAATTTGCAGTAACTTTGAAGTGGATTCTCAAGGCAATACCCCTTGTCAGGCAGGAAACACCTGCTATGACGATTGGTTTTTGCCAGCATCACCGGCTGTATCTGGTATTCCGGCAAACCCAACATCCCAGCTAGACTGTTTGTGGTTTAACAGAAATGCCATTGGCGGTTTTTCCGATGTCGGCTACTGGAGTTCTACCGAGTTTTCCGGCAACCCTACGTTCTTCGCCTGGGACCAGTTCTTCGACAGTGGCTTCCAGCTCGACGACGTTAAGTTCTTCGATCTTCGGGTTAGGTGTGTCCGGGCTTTTACCCCTTAAACCCTTTATCCCTTTTCTTTTGAGGCAGCTTAGCTGCCTCATGATTTTTTAAAAGATGAATGAGTTGGATTTTGTGAATGGCTTTCTATACGGAGTTACCGGTTTACAAGGACAGTTACCAGCTGGTGTTAAAGGTGTTTGAAGAAACAAAGAATTTCCCAAGGGAATACAAATACACCCTGGGCCAGGACATGAAGCGCGATGCCCTTCATTTGCTTCGTTGTATTTACCGGGCCAACAAGCATCAAAACAGAGTAGAGCATTTGGAGGCGTTTTTAGATGAGTTGGAGTTATTGAAACTGGAAATTCGCCTCTGTGTTGAGATGAAACTGATATCACTTAAAAGGCAAGCCCTGTTAAGTGAACTCTTGACACGCATAGGCAAACAGGTGACCGGCTGGCGTAATGCCAGTCGATAAGCCGGAATCATGGGTGTTATGGCATTCATGAGCGAGCATGCTTTTGTTTAAAAGCGATAAAGGGACTGCCTCGGCAGTTGATTCGCGTCAGTACAAGGAGCCTTGTGCTGACCAAAACGCCTTTATTGATTGTTTAGGGCGGTTTTTCCAATGACAACTACTGGAGTTCTACCGAGTTTTCCGGCAACCCTACGAATAACGCCTGGAACCAGAACTTCAACAATGGCAACCAGAACGACGACAATAAGAACAACAATCTTCGGGTTAGGTGTGTCCGGGGTTTTAAACAAAGCAAAGTCACAATCGGTGTGGGCATTAACAGGCCCACACCACTTTATTGGGATAAGCTATGGGAGAAAAAGAGCATAACCATAGGGAGCACGGCGCGACACCGGAATCCTTGTTCCAGGCCTATTTTGATTGCCGCAAGAACAAACGCAATACCATGAATGCGCTCCGCTTTGAAACGGATTATGAAAGCAATATCATCGCTTTGCGAGAGGAGCTCAATTCCGGCACCTGGCATCCTGGACGCTCCATTGCTTTTGTGATTGATAAACCGGTGAAACGCGAAATCTTTGCAGCAGACTTTCGTGACCGTGTGGTGCATCACTGGTTAATTAATCAATTGAATCCGCTGTTTGAGAAAACCTTTATTTATGACAGCTATGCGAGCCGCAAAGGACGAGGCGCGCATCTGGGGATTGCACGTGCCGCACAATTTATCCGCAAATGCTCCTTAAATTACCAAAGAGACTGCTACGTGCTAAAACTCGATATCATGAGTTTTTTCATCCGCATTAATCGACGTATTCTCTGGGAAGGCCTTCGCTGCTTTATCGAGAGGCATTATAACCAATCCGATAAGAAATTAATCCTGGAGGTAGCCAGAAAAATCGTTGAAAATGAGCCAACAAGCCACTGTTTTATCAAGGGGAAACGGCGTGATTGGCAGGATTTCCCCAAAGACAAGAGCCTTTTTTATGCCAGACACTACTGCGGACTGCCGATTGGAAACCTCACAAGCCAGGTGTTTGCCAATTTTTATTTAAATCCTTTTGACCATTATATCAAACACGATTTGGGTGTGCGTTTCTATGGCCGTTACGTCGATGATTTTCTTCTGGTGCACGAAGATAAAATGTTTTTAAAATCACTCATACCTCAAATGGAGCGGTTTTTGCAAGAAGAGCTCGAACTCGAGCTTCATCCGCGCAAGCGATACCTGCAGCATTATTGCAAAGGCATTCCTTTTCTTGGGGTGATTCTCAAACCACACTGCATCTATGCCGGTCGTCGCATCAAAGGAAACTTTTATGACGCCATTACAAAGCATAATGCAGTAGCTAAAGACCATAAACCCACGAAAGAGGAGCAAATGGCCTTTTTATGTTCTATCAACTCTTATCTTGGGATTTTAAGTCATTACCAGACGTATCGCCTAAGAAAAGGCATGCTCAAAAAGCACTTATCCATTTGGTGGTGGAATTTGATGTTTTTCAGTGGCGGATGCGCCAAGTTGGTGGCTAAACAAAGAACGGCACGATAAAGAGGATATAAGTAAACAATGAGTTTAGATGTAGATGGCTTCGATGAACCGGTCGCAGGTGACAGCGTCACCATTGCAATCAGCAATGACCATCGCCTGATGAAGCTGGCCCAGAAACTTCCCTGGGAGGAGATGCTGAAATTAGTATTGCCCGATTTACAACGTACGGATAGAAAACATTGGTGGATGGGTAGGCCCTTGCGCATACGCATTCATCTTGGTGTTTATATTTTACAACAGATGTTTAATCTCACTGACCGTGCAACAGAACAACAAGTACGAGATAATGCCGCCTTTCAATTGTTTTGTGGTTATGGCCTCATCAAGAAATGGCATGCGCCAGACCATACCAAAATTGAGGCATTTCGTTCTCGATTAAGCCCTGAAACGCAGCGCCGACTTGCCAATTTGATAACACAACAAGCCGTTAAACTAAATTACGCTAATCCCCAGGTGCTTGATATTGACTCTACCGTGCAAGAAGCTAATATAGCCTATCCCGCAATTGCCAATTTATTGGTCAAGGTTGCTGTTCTTGCGTCAAAGGTTGGAAAAGGACTGAATCAATTGTGCTGTGGTGGCATAAAGCGTTACCATGTTGGGCTAAGCAATTTAAAACAAATCGCACTGTATTATTTTAATTTGAAACGTAAGGATGTTGGTGAGGGTATATTATCCGTGGTGCTTCAGCGGTTATGGCGTGAAACGTATGCCGATGTACTGCCTATCTTAAATGATATCTATTTGTTTGGTAATCAGTTGGCATCGGGTAAATATTGGTCGCTTCGCCGCTCTGTCGAGACGCTGAGCTGGCGCGGGACTATGTTATTACAGAATGTACATGGTTATCTTTTTGAAGGCATTATCAATACATCGAT encodes the following:
- a CDS encoding transposase, with the translated sequence MSLDVDGFDEPVAGDSVTIAISNDHRLMKLAQKLPWEEMLKLVLPDLQRTDRKHWWMGRPLRIRIHLGVYILQQMFNLTDRATEQQVRDNAAFQLFCGYGLIKKWHAPDHTKIEAFRSRLSPETQRRLANLITQQAVKLNYANPQVLDIDSTVQEANIAYPAIANLLVKVAVLASKVGKGLNQLCCGGIKRYHVGLSNLKQIALYYFNLKRKDVGEGILSVVLQRLWRETYADVLPILNDIYLFGNQLASGKYWSLRRSVETLSWRGTMLLQNVHGYLFEGIINTSISSLHAYEVGCFNKGKLNKGVQFGRAYQLGRIGGNFLFVGECTSTYMPDAQSLPMMLNTHEYLFGKGLLASVATDKGYYSLNNEQLLIEKGVLDIQLPRPDRTLNAARETTPWTIRQLLHHRRAGIEPLIGHTKQGGQLGRSRMKSDATTKSAGYAAVFGFNLRQLTRCLAGEVRPKVDVVNNIAANNANIIEKMSMQLA
- a CDS encoding IPT/TIG domain-containing protein, with the translated sequence MQKTIKNTLMNRILAFLWLGLMMTTAYAGTPLWTFEPLTATTIAVPANGTAMVQYRVTNQSSKPHTLSMQPIRGIAQITTGLNVCGNPFVLRGKNSCVLSLQINGSQLNGPITGGPVVCQQGNPNQCYRPGSANILRITQAPPITDAVITVIGSPLTLTVNGPMGQLTITNTTLEVAATNITSNFTGTALDGNVTETGNTCANVPPGGSCTLTYTPGNTVVPQTNFTIQGTNTNALAAAIAIQSGSTLTAINPNSGTASGGTGFTLTGTGLTGATSVTFDGVAATSVNVVDSTTVTGVTPAHVAGAVDVVINTPAGGATLANGYTYMATAVGQSAFGGTIACLNGGLNNLIAATADNSTAIQWGGFGVAVGAVAQSNTDGASNTAAIVACLTGPGGGAGCPMNINANTYAAGICSNFEVDSQGNTPCQAGNTCYDDWFLPASPAVSGIPANPTSQLDCLWFNRNAIGGFSDVGYWSSTEFSGNPTFFAWDQFFDSGFQLDDVKFFDLRVRCVRAFTP
- a CDS encoding reverse transcriptase domain-containing protein, producing MGEKEHNHREHGATPESLFQAYFDCRKNKRNTMNALRFETDYESNIIALREELNSGTWHPGRSIAFVIDKPVKREIFAADFRDRVVHHWLINQLNPLFEKTFIYDSYASRKGRGAHLGIARAAQFIRKCSLNYQRDCYVLKLDIMSFFIRINRRILWEGLRCFIERHYNQSDKKLILEVARKIVENEPTSHCFIKGKRRDWQDFPKDKSLFYARHYCGLPIGNLTSQVFANFYLNPFDHYIKHDLGVRFYGRYVDDFLLVHEDKMFLKSLIPQMERFLQEELELELHPRKRYLQHYCKGIPFLGVILKPHCIYAGRRIKGNFYDAITKHNAVAKDHKPTKEEQMAFLCSINSYLGILSHYQTYRLRKGMLKKHLSIWWWNLMFFSGGCAKLVAKQRTAR
- a CDS encoding four helix bundle protein; the encoded protein is MAFYTELPVYKDSYQLVLKVFEETKNFPREYKYTLGQDMKRDALHLLRCIYRANKHQNRVEHLEAFLDELELLKLEIRLCVEMKLISLKRQALLSELLTRIGKQVTGWRNASR